The proteins below come from a single Labilithrix sp. genomic window:
- a CDS encoding HipA domain-containing protein: MSYELEYLELLGFEVTTDARAVSSRFPTTFEEYVEPTWPAFLLDLIPSGHARRFWERELGLPNTEGPQKRPPQRSRSDPSAKREGRVWGGGVGGEAPDVENDWSVLVRGAGNPPGNVRVASAAEVAPLGEHPGFERGEILERRDAFIEYARSRGASVAGGSGAAGDAPKFLLREDDRGRWHADGALDDARTRASWLVKFPRSAASDDRLVLEAEAPYARVASRFGVRVAAGLTWERDCLFVPRFDRRREADGSLGRLGLESLYSLAGVAAFGAPTSKDVFARALARCATDPRAELRELLLRDVLDVALGNTDNHGRNTSVLKEPRGPTRLSPLYDFAPMILDVQGIARVSRWDAEREGYPEWGAVADSLAVHGLEPAPTKAWLRALAPRVAALPDMMRDEGVPARVIHVLTERVARVARSLEATR, from the coding sequence GCCGTGTCGTCGCGCTTCCCGACGACGTTCGAGGAGTACGTCGAGCCGACCTGGCCGGCCTTCCTCCTCGACCTGATCCCATCCGGCCACGCGCGCCGCTTCTGGGAGCGCGAGCTCGGACTCCCGAACACCGAGGGGCCCCAGAAGCGGCCGCCACAGCGGTCGCGAAGCGACCCGAGCGCGAAGCGCGAGGGCCGTGTCTGGGGTGGGGGTGTCGGGGGCGAAGCCCCCGACGTTGAGAACGACTGGTCTGTGCTCGTGCGTGGGGCGGGGAATCCGCCCGGCAATGTCCGCGTCGCTTCGGCCGCGGAGGTCGCACCGCTCGGCGAGCACCCGGGGTTCGAGCGTGGGGAGATCCTCGAGCGACGCGATGCCTTCATCGAGTACGCGCGCTCGCGCGGCGCTTCGGTCGCAGGTGGCAGCGGCGCGGCTGGCGACGCGCCGAAGTTCCTGCTCCGCGAAGACGATCGCGGGCGCTGGCACGCCGACGGCGCCCTCGACGACGCGCGCACGAGAGCCTCGTGGCTCGTGAAGTTCCCGCGCTCGGCGGCGAGCGACGATCGGCTCGTGCTCGAAGCGGAGGCTCCGTATGCGCGCGTCGCGTCGCGGTTCGGCGTTCGCGTCGCGGCGGGGCTGACGTGGGAGCGCGACTGCCTGTTCGTGCCTCGCTTCGATCGGCGGCGCGAAGCCGACGGCTCGCTTGGCCGCCTCGGCCTGGAGAGCCTCTACTCGCTCGCCGGCGTGGCGGCGTTCGGCGCGCCGACGTCGAAGGACGTGTTCGCGCGCGCGCTCGCGAGGTGCGCGACCGATCCGCGCGCCGAGCTCCGCGAGCTCCTGCTGCGCGACGTCCTCGACGTAGCCCTCGGCAACACCGACAACCACGGCCGCAACACGTCGGTGTTGAAGGAGCCGCGCGGGCCGACGAGGCTCTCGCCGCTCTACGACTTCGCGCCGATGATCCTCGACGTGCAAGGGATCGCGCGCGTCTCGCGCTGGGACGCGGAGCGGGAGGGGTATCCGGAGTGGGGCGCGGTCGCCGACTCGCTCGCCGTTCACGGCCTCGAGCCGGCGCCGACGAAGGCGTGGCTCCGCGCGCTCGCGCCGAGGGTCGCCGCGCTCCCCGACATGATGAGGGACGAGGGCGTGCCGGCGCGGGTCATTCACGTCCTCACCGAGCGCGTCGCGCGCGTGGCCCGCTCGCTCGAGGCGACGCGATGA
- a CDS encoding helix-turn-helix transcriptional regulator, with protein MKADAKAKRNALRVELYERVARGDIGVVEAVKMMRKIANRTQIQYARDVGVSPRILIELERGIGNPTMKTLAKILAPFGLELGLRRRPRE; from the coding sequence ATGAAGGCCGACGCGAAGGCGAAGCGAAACGCGCTGCGGGTGGAGCTCTACGAGCGCGTGGCGCGCGGCGACATCGGCGTCGTCGAGGCGGTGAAGATGATGCGGAAGATCGCGAACCGCACCCAGATCCAATACGCCCGCGACGTCGGCGTGAGCCCGCGCATCCTCATCGAGCTCGAACGCGGCATCGGCAACCCCACGATGAAGACCCTCGCGAAGATCCTCGCGCCCTTCGGCCTCGAGCTCGGCCTCCGCCGCCGCCCGCGCGAGTGA
- a CDS encoding GNAT family N-acetyltransferase, with product MPLAWELKAFADLTPDALYDLLQLRSLVFVVEQTCVFLDPDGEKDKVAWHLLGRDANGRVVAYTRLLAAGVAYDEPSIGRVVTHPDVRRTGAGRELMAESLRRCRDLFGDVPIRIGAQRYLERFYGSFGFVPAGAPYDEDGIPHIHMLRARG from the coding sequence ATGCCGCTCGCCTGGGAGCTCAAGGCGTTCGCCGACCTCACGCCGGACGCGCTCTACGATCTGCTCCAGCTCCGATCGCTCGTCTTCGTGGTCGAGCAGACGTGCGTGTTCCTCGATCCCGACGGCGAGAAGGACAAGGTGGCGTGGCACCTGCTCGGACGCGACGCGAACGGTCGCGTCGTCGCGTACACGCGCCTCCTCGCCGCCGGCGTCGCGTACGACGAGCCTTCCATCGGCCGCGTCGTCACGCACCCCGACGTGCGCCGCACCGGCGCGGGCCGCGAGCTGATGGCGGAGTCGCTCCGCCGCTGCCGCGACCTCTTCGGCGACGTCCCGATCCGCATCGGCGCCCAGCGCTACCTCGAACGCTTCTACGGCTCCTTCGGCTTCGTGCCAGCAGGCGCCCCGTACGACGAAGACGGCATCCCGCACATCCACATGCTCCGCGCACGCGGGTGA